In one window of Heterodontus francisci isolate sHetFra1 chromosome 24, sHetFra1.hap1, whole genome shotgun sequence DNA:
- the LOC137383629 gene encoding sporozoite surface protein 2-like translates to MAAVLKETSNPHLCQAPQQGKSDKEGQGQEGRGCCSNPPNSNRPNTNRPNTNPPNTNPPNTNPSKIDPPNTDPPNTNPPNTDPPITDPPITDPINRPNTNRPNTNPPNTNPPNTNPPNTNPPNTNRPNTNPPNTNPQNTNRPNTNPPNTNRPNSNPPNTNPPNTNPPNTNRPNTNPQNTNPPNTNPPNTNRPNTNPPNTNPPNTNPPNTNRPNPNPPNTNPPNTNPPNTNRPNTNRPNTNPPNTNPPNTSPPNTNPQNTNRPNTNPPNTNRPNSNPPNTNPPNTNPPNTNRPNTNPQNTNPPNTNPPNTNRPNTNPPNTNPPNTNPPNTNRPNPNPPNPNPPNTNPPNTNRPNTNRPNTNPPNTNPPNTNPPNTNPSNINRPNTNPPNTNPPNTNRPNTNPPNTNRPNTNPPNTNPPNTNRPNTNPPNTNRPNTSPPNTNLRNTNRPNTNRPNTNRPNTYRPNTNRPNTNRPNTYRPNTNRPNTNRLSTNPPNTNPPNTNPPNTNLPNTNPPNTNRPNTNPPNTNP, encoded by the exons ATGGCTGCTGTTctgaaggagaccagcaacccccACCTCTGCCAAGCCCCCCAGCAAGGAAAATCTGacaaagaaggacaaggacagGAAGGAAGAGGGTGCTGCAGCAACCCGCCAAACAGCAACCGGCCAAACACCAACCGGCCAAACACCAACCCGCCAAACACCAATCCACCAAACACCAATCCATCAAAAATCGACCCGCCAAACACCGACCCGCCAAACACCAACCCGCCAAACACCGACCCGCCAATCACCGACCCGCCAATCACCGACCC CATCAACCGGCCAAACACCAACCGGCCAAACACCAACCCGCCAAACACCAACCCGCCAAACACCAATCCGCCAAACACCAACCCGCCAAACACCAACCGGCCAAACACCAACCCGCCAAACACCAACCCGCAAAACACCAACCGGCCAAACACCAACCCGCCAAACACCAACCGGCCAAATAGCAACCCGCCAAACACCAACCCGCCAAACACCAACCCGCCAAACACCAACCGGCCAAACACCAACCCGCAAAACACCAACCCGCCAAACACCAACCCGCCAAACACCAACCGGCCAAACACCAACCCGCCAAACACCAACCCGCCAAACACCAACCCGCCAAACACCAACCGGCCAAACCCCAACCCACCAAACACCAACCCGCCAAACACCAACCCCCCAAACACCAACAGGCCAAACACCAACCGGCCAAACACCAACCCGCCAAACACCAACCCGCCAAACACCAGCCCGCCAAACACCAACCCGCAAAACACCAACCGGCCAAACACCAACCCGCCAAACACCAACCGGCCAAATAGCAACCCGCCAAACACCAACCCGCCAAACACCAACCCGCCAAACACCAACCGGCCAAACACCAACCCGCAAAACACCAACCCGCCAAACACCAACCCGCCAAACACCAACCGGCCAAACACCAACCCGCCAAACACCAACCCGCCAAACACCAACCCGCCAAACACCAACCGGCCAAACCCCAACCCACCAAACCCCAACCCGCCAAACACCAACCCCCCAAACACCAACAGGCCAAACACCAACCGGCCAAACACCAACCCGCCAAACACCAACCCGCCAAACACCAACCCGCCAAACACCAACCCGTCAAACATCAACCGGCCAAACACCAACCCGCCAAACACCAACCCGCCAAACACCAACCGGCCAAATACCAACCCGCCAAACACCAACCGGCCAAACACCAACCCGCCAAACACCAACCCGCCAAACACCAACCGGCCAAATACCAACCCGCCAAACACCAACCGGCCAAACACCAGCCCGCCAAACACCAACTTACGAAACACCAACCGGCCAAACACCAACCGGCCAAACACCAACCGGCCAAATACCTACCGGCCAAACACCAACCGGCCAAACACCAACCGGCCAAATACCTACCGGCCAAACACCAACCGGCCAAACACCAACCGGCTAAGCACCAACCCGCCAAACACCAACCCGCCAAACACCAACCCGCCAAACACCAACCTGCCAAACACCAACCCGCCAAACACCAACCGGCCAAACACCAACCCGCCAAACACCAACCCGTGA